Proteins co-encoded in one Haloarcula pelagica genomic window:
- a CDS encoding RPA family protein, translating into MASTPTREVARRVFAREFNDSSYTFKESDDDRAPVYVLLPTGERANRVFLVGTLTETEDVGEDSEYWQGRVVDPNGDTFFMYAGQYQPDAASMLRELEPPAYVAVVGKPRTYETDEGDVNVSVRPESISEVDEATRDRWVAETAERTLERIQRFTDADPDDPATDEYVTMAHEEYGDDIEPYRQSVVGALESMQDEQAEASAD; encoded by the coding sequence ATGGCGAGTACACCCACCCGCGAAGTCGCCCGCCGCGTCTTCGCCCGCGAGTTCAACGATTCGAGTTACACGTTCAAGGAGTCCGACGACGACCGTGCACCGGTGTACGTCCTCCTGCCGACCGGCGAGCGCGCCAACCGCGTGTTCCTCGTCGGGACGCTGACCGAGACCGAGGATGTCGGCGAGGACAGCGAGTACTGGCAGGGCCGTGTCGTCGATCCCAACGGCGACACGTTCTTCATGTACGCCGGGCAGTACCAGCCCGACGCCGCGTCGATGCTGCGGGAACTGGAACCGCCTGCCTACGTCGCCGTCGTCGGCAAACCCCGAACCTACGAGACCGACGAGGGCGACGTGAACGTCTCCGTCCGGCCGGAGTCGATCTCGGAAGTCGACGAGGCGACCCGGGATCGGTGGGTCGCAGAGACCGCCGAACGGACGCTCGAGCGCATCCAGCGGTTCACCGACGCCGACCCCGACGACCCGGCGACCGACGAGTACGTGACGATGGCCCACGAGGAGTACGGCGACGACATCGAGCCGTACCGCCAGTCCGTCGTCGGCGCGCTGGAGAGCATGCAGGACGAGCAAGCGGAAGCCAGCGCCGACTGA
- a CDS encoding replication factor A (Replication protein A protects and stabilize the intermediate ssDNA that is generated by the unwinding action of a DNA helicase at the replication fork. In addition, SSBs prevent the formation of secondary structures by single-stranded template DNA.) has protein sequence MTATDLRTQAEEIHEQFADQLDLAVEDVQERLDTLVNDYQVPVNEARRSVVNTYLDEAGMDRDQLASGGGNEQVQVSDVDAPEEWVDMRVTVVELWEPRADAVAQVGLLGDETGTIKFTKWSKSDLPELSEGTSYALRNVVTDEYQGRFSVKLNRTTTIEELDEEIEVGDDSVEVEGALVDIQSGSGLIKRCPEDDCTRVLQNGRCSEHGEVEGEFDLRIKGVLDDGEEVTEVIFDEEATERLTGISLEEAKEMAMDALDTTVVADEMREGILGRYYRVTGPTFGRYVLADEQERLTGPVDADELLIKARSI, from the coding sequence ATGACTGCAACAGATTTGCGTACCCAAGCCGAAGAGATACACGAGCAGTTCGCCGACCAGCTGGACCTCGCTGTCGAGGACGTTCAGGAACGGCTGGACACACTCGTCAACGACTATCAGGTTCCCGTCAACGAAGCGCGCCGGAGCGTCGTCAACACGTACTTAGACGAGGCCGGCATGGACCGGGACCAACTCGCCAGTGGCGGCGGCAACGAGCAGGTCCAGGTGAGCGATGTCGACGCGCCCGAAGAGTGGGTCGACATGCGCGTCACCGTCGTCGAACTGTGGGAGCCCCGCGCCGACGCCGTCGCACAGGTCGGGCTCCTGGGCGACGAGACGGGCACGATCAAGTTCACCAAGTGGTCGAAATCCGACCTCCCGGAGCTCTCCGAAGGGACCTCCTACGCCCTGCGCAACGTCGTCACGGACGAGTACCAGGGCCGATTCTCCGTGAAGCTCAATCGGACGACCACCATCGAGGAACTCGACGAGGAGATCGAGGTCGGCGACGACAGCGTCGAGGTCGAGGGCGCGCTGGTCGACATCCAGTCGGGCTCGGGCCTCATCAAACGCTGTCCCGAGGACGACTGCACCCGCGTCCTCCAGAACGGCCGCTGTAGCGAACACGGCGAGGTCGAGGGCGAGTTCGACCTCCGGATCAAGGGCGTGTTGGACGACGGCGAGGAGGTCACCGAGGTCATCTTCGACGAGGAAGCGACCGAACGGCTCACCGGTATCTCCCTGGAGGAGGCAAAGGAGATGGCCATGGACGCGCTGGACACCACGGTCGTGGCCGACGAGATGCGCGAAGGCATCCTCGGGCGCTACTACCGGGTCACCGGACCGACCTTCGGCCGCTACGTCCTGGCCGACGAACAGGAGCGGCTCACCGGACCAGTGGATGCGGACGAACTGCTGATCAAAGCGAGGTCGATCTAG
- a CDS encoding DUF7091 family protein has product MADGDGDRIARFISNTLRSAGQQLSDAKRAYSDGKRAALAGLPRDEDGRAKVVCRRHADRRAVSLDAQARPDCFDADHPDCQGCVEDIRDGTVETW; this is encoded by the coding sequence ATGGCCGACGGTGACGGCGACCGGATCGCGCGCTTTATCAGCAACACGCTCCGGTCGGCCGGACAGCAGTTGTCGGACGCCAAACGGGCCTACAGCGACGGGAAACGGGCCGCGCTGGCCGGGCTCCCCCGCGACGAGGACGGGCGCGCGAAGGTCGTCTGTCGCCGCCATGCCGACCGGCGGGCCGTCTCGCTGGACGCGCAGGCCCGCCCGGACTGTTTCGACGCCGACCACCCCGACTGTCAGGGCTGTGTCGAGGACATCCGCGACGGGACCGTCGAGACGTGGTGA
- a CDS encoding mannose-1-phosphate guanylyltransferase translates to MDRPLVALVLAGGTGTRLYPASRSDRPKQFQSFGRERSLLAETVERAGFADETYVLTREAYVDGVRERAPGVAVLTEPEPKDTGPALAYAAHRIREQVGDCVLLCLPSDHHVEGDFRAVGERAARTAAETGGLVTVGIEPSRAATEYGYIKPGAPADGYHSVDAFHEKPDAETARRYVEEGFYWNAGLFAWTPTAFLDAARETPLAPLIERLGDDPAAAFDAVDAISVDYAVLERAENVSVVPADLSWDDLGSWDALERVLDDSDGNAVLGDAVTIDAAGNVVATDGHASVVGVSDLVVASFGDRTLVVPKEKSQRVREVVAQLRNEDAF, encoded by the coding sequence ATGGACAGGCCTCTCGTCGCGCTCGTGCTCGCGGGCGGAACCGGCACCAGACTCTACCCGGCCAGTCGCAGCGACCGACCCAAACAGTTCCAGTCGTTCGGCCGCGAACGGTCGTTACTGGCCGAGACCGTCGAGCGAGCGGGCTTCGCCGACGAGACGTACGTCCTCACCCGCGAGGCGTACGTCGACGGCGTACGCGAACGAGCGCCCGGTGTGGCCGTGCTGACCGAACCGGAACCCAAAGACACCGGGCCGGCGCTGGCGTATGCGGCCCACCGGATCCGCGAGCAGGTCGGCGACTGCGTGTTGCTCTGTCTCCCCAGCGACCACCACGTCGAGGGCGATTTCCGGGCCGTGGGCGAGCGCGCGGCCCGAACTGCAGCCGAAACAGGGGGGCTCGTGACGGTCGGTATCGAGCCGAGTCGGGCCGCGACGGAGTACGGCTACATCAAGCCGGGCGCGCCCGCAGACGGCTACCACAGCGTCGACGCGTTCCACGAGAAACCCGACGCCGAGACCGCACGGCGGTACGTCGAGGAGGGGTTCTACTGGAACGCCGGGCTGTTCGCCTGGACACCGACGGCGTTTCTCGACGCGGCCCGGGAGACGCCACTGGCACCCCTGATCGAACGCCTCGGCGACGACCCCGCGGCAGCGTTCGACGCGGTCGACGCGATCAGCGTCGATTACGCGGTGTTAGAGCGGGCCGAGAACGTCTCCGTCGTCCCCGCTGACCTATCGTGGGACGACCTGGGCTCGTGGGACGCCCTGGAGCGAGTGCTCGACGACAGCGACGGCAACGCCGTCCTCGGGGACGCAGTCACGATCGACGCCGCCGGCAACGTCGTCGCGACCGACGGCCACGCCAGCGTCGTCGGCGTCTCGGATCTCGTCGTCGCCTCGTTCGGGGATCGGACGCTGGTCGTCCCGAAAGAAAAGAGCCAGCGAGTCCGCGAGGTGGTCGCCCAACTCAGGAACGAGGACGCGTTCTGA
- a CDS encoding SDR family oxidoreductase: MELELEGNVALCTAATSGLGLASARRLANEGADVAVCGTTAEHVDRARQDLDDAGTGDVLAVQADITDRAAVEAFVEETVDELGGLDHVVTSAGGPAPGPFLETTERQWYTAYDLLVMSYVWTTRFGAPYLRDSDAGTVVAITSRSVQEVIDDLVLSNAVRRAVIGLVKTQAREFAPEVRVNAVLPGAHETPRIEELVEAAVERGEYDSYEEGIADWSDAPLGRVGNPEELGDVVAYLSSARSSYVTGTALPVDGGSMRS, encoded by the coding sequence ATGGAACTCGAACTCGAGGGCAACGTCGCGCTCTGTACCGCTGCGACGAGTGGACTCGGACTCGCGAGCGCCCGCCGACTCGCGAACGAAGGCGCGGACGTAGCAGTCTGTGGAACCACGGCCGAACACGTCGACCGGGCACGGCAGGATCTCGATGACGCCGGCACGGGCGACGTGCTGGCGGTCCAGGCCGACATCACCGACCGGGCCGCCGTGGAGGCGTTCGTCGAGGAAACAGTCGACGAACTCGGCGGGCTCGACCACGTCGTCACGAGCGCCGGCGGCCCCGCGCCCGGCCCGTTCCTGGAGACGACCGAACGCCAGTGGTACACCGCCTACGACCTGCTGGTGATGAGCTACGTCTGGACGACCCGCTTCGGGGCCCCGTATCTGCGGGACTCGGATGCCGGCACTGTCGTCGCTATCACCTCCCGGTCGGTCCAGGAGGTCATCGACGACCTGGTGCTCTCGAACGCCGTCCGGCGAGCGGTGATCGGGCTCGTGAAGACACAAGCACGCGAGTTCGCCCCGGAGGTACGGGTCAACGCCGTCCTGCCCGGCGCTCACGAGACGCCGCGGATCGAGGAACTCGTCGAGGCGGCCGTCGAGCGCGGCGAGTACGACTCCTACGAAGAGGGCATCGCCGACTGGTCCGACGCGCCCCTTGGCCGGGTCGGGAATCCGGAGGAACTGGGCGACGTGGTCGCCTACCTCTCCTCGGCTCGCTCCTCGTACGTCACCGGGACCGCGCTCCCGGTCGATGGCGGGTCGATGCGAAGCTAG
- a CDS encoding TRAM domain-containing protein, which yields MADCPLADECPSFTERIEGMGCTHYGDRGGAEWCNHYNQPISDLKSQPVKPGQEVVVTVEDIHESGAGVGRTEDGFIIMVDGVLPPAKSKVKVTKVRSNHARAEELERLELDEDETEDEEADEETQVEAQEDDEDDRRLGSRDNFWGS from the coding sequence ATGGCCGACTGCCCGCTCGCGGACGAATGCCCCAGTTTCACCGAGCGTATCGAGGGGATGGGGTGTACGCACTACGGTGACAGAGGTGGCGCCGAGTGGTGTAACCACTACAACCAGCCCATCTCCGATCTGAAGAGCCAGCCGGTGAAGCCGGGCCAAGAGGTCGTCGTGACCGTCGAGGACATCCACGAGAGCGGTGCCGGCGTCGGGCGGACCGAGGACGGGTTCATCATCATGGTCGACGGGGTCCTCCCGCCGGCCAAGTCGAAGGTCAAAGTCACCAAGGTTCGGTCGAACCACGCTCGCGCGGAGGAACTCGAACGACTGGAACTCGACGAGGACGAGACCGAAGACGAGGAAGCCGACGAGGAGACACAGGTCGAGGCCCAAGAGGACGACGAGGACGACCGACGGCTGGGGAGCCGCGACAACTTCTGGGGTAGCTGA
- a CDS encoding ABC transporter substrate-binding protein, whose product MSDDNSERNLSRRNALRIAGAAGAASLAGCGGDGDGGSGDGGSGDGGSGDGGSGDGGSGDGGSGDGGSGDGGSGDGGDGQTQTNTLEVAHWWGEGDGLEAIQAVMDAFQEEYPYVDFDENLIAGGAGTNLQSNIRTRIQNGNHPSTWQNWPGKALIPFTDANLLEDIEESVWDQNNMKDAYLEGVKNVAQPAGNYVTVPLNIHRLNNLFYNVSVVEDADVDPSDFNTPSDVVDGLEAVADAGYTGMAHQTNAPWSTVQMFETIFLAQQDAQTYSEVFEDGAVESYRDELGAALDIVRDYSEFYPSDAGSISWTEANSGIINGDAAFIHQGDWAASTYYVNDFAYGEDWNYVPFPGSDSYYSLVIDSFPYPIDNPSPQATTLWCRFVGTTQAQEIFNPGKGAIPPRSDVSTDPFNDFSADQINDFQNSSAQPPSVAHGLAAPPEAASGVNSAISSFISGSSNEEVINQLASAYSGM is encoded by the coding sequence ATGTCAGACGACAACTCGGAACGGAACCTGTCGCGACGGAACGCGCTGCGAATCGCCGGTGCGGCCGGTGCGGCCTCACTGGCCGGCTGTGGCGGCGACGGCGACGGCGGCAGCGGCGACGGTGGCAGTGGCGACGGTGGCAGTGGCGACGGTGGCAGCGGTGACGGTGGCAGCGGTGACGGTGGCAGCGGCGACGGCGGCAGCGGCGACGGTGGCAGCGGCGACGGCGGCGACGGCCAGACCCAGACCAACACGCTCGAAGTGGCACACTGGTGGGGCGAAGGCGACGGCCTGGAGGCGATCCAGGCCGTGATGGACGCCTTCCAGGAGGAGTACCCCTACGTCGACTTCGACGAGAACCTCATCGCCGGCGGCGCCGGGACGAACCTCCAGTCGAACATCCGGACCCGGATTCAGAACGGGAACCACCCGAGCACCTGGCAGAACTGGCCGGGCAAGGCGCTGATCCCGTTCACGGACGCGAACCTCCTCGAAGACATCGAAGAGTCGGTCTGGGACCAGAACAACATGAAAGACGCCTACCTGGAGGGCGTCAAGAACGTCGCCCAGCCGGCGGGCAACTACGTGACGGTGCCGCTGAACATCCACCGGCTCAACAACCTCTTCTACAACGTCAGCGTCGTCGAGGACGCCGACGTGGACCCCTCGGACTTCAACACGCCGTCGGACGTTGTCGACGGACTGGAAGCCGTCGCCGACGCCGGCTACACCGGGATGGCCCACCAGACCAACGCCCCCTGGTCGACGGTCCAGATGTTCGAGACCATCTTCCTGGCCCAGCAGGACGCCCAGACCTACTCGGAAGTGTTCGAAGACGGTGCCGTCGAGTCCTACCGGGACGAACTCGGGGCCGCGCTGGACATCGTCCGCGACTACAGCGAGTTCTACCCCAGCGACGCCGGTTCGATCTCCTGGACGGAGGCCAACTCCGGGATCATCAACGGCGACGCCGCCTTCATCCACCAGGGCGACTGGGCCGCGAGCACCTACTACGTCAACGACTTCGCCTACGGCGAGGACTGGAACTACGTCCCGTTCCCGGGCAGTGACAGCTACTACTCGCTGGTCATCGACTCGTTCCCGTATCCGATCGACAACCCCTCGCCCCAGGCGACGACGCTGTGGTGTCGCTTCGTCGGGACCACCCAGGCCCAGGAGATCTTCAACCCCGGAAAGGGCGCGATCCCGCCCCGGAGCGACGTGTCGACGGACCCGTTCAACGACTTCTCGGCCGACCAGATCAACGACTTCCAGAACAGCAGCGCCCAGCCACCGTCGGTCGCCCACGGCCTCGCCGCACCGCCGGAAGCGGCCTCCGGTGTCAACTCCGCGATCTCCTCGTTCATCTCCGGCAGTTCCAACGAGGAGGTCATCAACCAACTGGCAAGCGCCTACAGCGGGATGTAG
- a CDS encoding threonine aldolase family protein has translation MIDLRSDTVTRPSETMREAARDAAVGDDVYREDPTVTELQERVAEVLGTEAALFVPSGTMGNQVAVRTHTDRGQEVLCERESHVYKWELGGLVQHAGLQPRTIDGGERGVVTPEQVHEGHVEADGHRPGTGLLTLENTHNSKGGTAIVPEAIAAAAEAAHDRGVPVHLDGARLFNAAVTRGVPAAEFVAPVDSVMCCLSKGLGAPVGSVLAGPATFVEDARRVRKLLGGGMRQAGMIAGPGLEAIENRDRLAEDHRRAERLAAGLDRIDGLSVDSPETNIVLVGTDRSAEPFLDACEREGVQGVPFDDHVVRFCTHWDIDDADIDRAIEAVERAA, from the coding sequence ATGATCGACTTACGGAGCGACACCGTGACACGGCCCAGCGAGACGATGCGGGAGGCGGCCCGTGACGCCGCGGTCGGCGACGACGTGTACCGGGAGGACCCGACGGTGACCGAACTCCAAGAGCGGGTCGCCGAGGTGCTCGGGACCGAAGCGGCGCTGTTTGTCCCCTCGGGAACGATGGGCAACCAAGTCGCGGTCCGGACTCACACCGACCGCGGGCAGGAAGTGCTCTGTGAGCGGGAGAGCCACGTCTACAAGTGGGAACTCGGGGGGCTGGTCCAGCACGCCGGGCTCCAACCACGGACCATCGACGGGGGCGAGCGCGGGGTCGTCACGCCCGAGCAGGTCCACGAGGGTCACGTCGAGGCCGACGGGCACCGACCGGGGACCGGCCTGCTGACACTGGAGAACACCCACAACAGCAAAGGCGGGACCGCGATCGTCCCCGAGGCGATCGCCGCGGCGGCCGAGGCCGCTCACGACCGTGGTGTCCCGGTCCACCTCGACGGGGCGCGGCTGTTCAACGCGGCGGTCACACGGGGGGTCCCGGCCGCGGAGTTCGTCGCGCCGGTCGACTCCGTGATGTGCTGTCTCTCGAAGGGGCTGGGTGCGCCGGTCGGGTCGGTACTCGCGGGTCCGGCGACGTTCGTCGAGGACGCCCGCCGGGTTCGGAAACTGCTCGGCGGCGGGATGCGCCAGGCGGGGATGATCGCCGGACCGGGGCTGGAGGCCATCGAGAACCGCGACCGACTCGCGGAGGACCACCGGCGCGCCGAGCGGTTAGCGGCGGGCCTGGACCGCATCGACGGGCTCTCGGTCGACTCGCCGGAGACGAACATCGTCCTCGTCGGGACCGATCGATCCGCAGAACCGTTTCTCGACGCCTGCGAACGCGAGGGGGTTCAGGGGGTACCGTTCGACGACCACGTCGTCCGGTTCTGTACGCACTGGGACATCGACGACGCCGATATCGACCGCGCGATCGAGGCGGTCGAACGGGCCGCGTAG
- a CDS encoding DUF373 family protein, with protein sequence MLLVLCVDLDDDLGRKTDVETPVVGRDAVEEAAVALAETDPEDSDVNVLFEGVHIHDAVTDEPVAVAAVTGVDGSDVAANRAVGEEVDTVLASLTAREDVRALVVTDGAQDESVVPVIRSRVRIDGVRRVVVRQAQDLESMYYTIKQVLDDPETRGTILVPLGILLLIYPLTILLDYLGWPGSALGVISGLFGLYLLARGLGVEQLLDDLVQRTTAGLYAGRVTIITYVVAAALLVIGGVNGVQTLESLSDPVSAVEVLSALVYGAIQWFAVAGVTSSLGRVTDEYLREAFEWRYLNAPFYVLAIAAVLHGVSAFFLGFQDLQYLAAVLTGGTLLGLSSTLAFAVAESRLETADRVNQGPGGPSSE encoded by the coding sequence ATGCTGCTGGTGCTGTGTGTCGACCTCGACGACGACCTCGGCCGCAAGACCGACGTGGAGACGCCGGTCGTCGGCCGCGACGCCGTCGAGGAGGCCGCGGTGGCCCTCGCCGAGACAGACCCCGAGGACTCGGACGTGAACGTCCTCTTCGAGGGGGTCCACATCCACGACGCGGTCACCGACGAACCCGTCGCGGTCGCCGCAGTCACCGGCGTCGACGGCAGCGATGTCGCGGCCAACCGCGCCGTCGGCGAGGAGGTCGATACGGTCCTTGCCTCGCTGACCGCGCGCGAAGACGTTCGCGCCCTGGTGGTCACCGACGGCGCACAGGACGAGTCCGTCGTCCCGGTGATCCGCTCGCGGGTCCGGATCGACGGCGTCCGCCGGGTGGTCGTCCGCCAGGCCCAGGACCTCGAATCGATGTACTACACCATCAAGCAGGTGCTCGACGACCCCGAGACCCGCGGGACGATCCTCGTCCCGCTCGGGATCCTCCTCCTGATCTACCCGCTGACGATCCTGCTCGACTACCTCGGCTGGCCGGGGTCGGCACTGGGCGTCATCTCCGGCCTGTTCGGGCTCTATCTGCTCGCCCGCGGACTCGGCGTCGAACAGTTGCTCGACGACCTCGTCCAGCGGACCACCGCCGGGCTGTACGCCGGCCGGGTGACGATCATCACCTACGTCGTCGCCGCCGCCCTGCTCGTCATCGGCGGCGTCAACGGCGTCCAGACACTGGAATCGCTGTCCGACCCCGTCTCGGCCGTCGAGGTGCTGTCGGCGCTGGTCTACGGCGCGATCCAGTGGTTCGCCGTCGCCGGCGTCACTTCGAGCCTCGGGCGCGTGACCGACGAGTACCTCCGCGAGGCGTTCGAGTGGCGCTACCTCAACGCGCCGTTCTACGTGCTCGCTATCGCGGCGGTACTCCACGGCGTCAGCGCCTTCTTCCTCGGGTTCCAGGACCTCCAGTACCTCGCGGCAGTGTTGACCGGCGGGACGCTGCTGGGACTGTCCAGCACGCTCGCCTTCGCCGTCGCCGAGTCCCGCCTGGAGACGGCCGACCGAGTGAACCAAGGCCCCGGCGGCCCCTCGTCGGAATGA
- a CDS encoding phosphate-starvation-inducible PsiE family protein has product MANEDPDSVGGSLDAESPDERILAFSETLIRYVEVVAALVLVVLFAIGVFDLGLQIFQSGVRGDITDPLVVVGFIDTALLLFIIVEVYQTVVAYTQESDTRQIVRLVIYTGVIAMVRKAIIFRTGEYATEQLALLAAAAYTLIIFGLAALLVVERRTRLDAE; this is encoded by the coding sequence ATGGCGAACGAGGACCCCGATTCGGTCGGCGGGTCGCTCGACGCGGAGTCGCCCGACGAGCGCATCCTCGCGTTCAGCGAGACGCTCATCCGCTACGTCGAGGTCGTCGCGGCGCTCGTGTTGGTGGTGCTGTTCGCCATCGGCGTCTTCGATCTCGGACTCCAGATCTTCCAGAGCGGGGTCAGGGGCGACATCACGGACCCGCTCGTCGTCGTCGGCTTCATCGACACCGCCTTGCTCCTCTTTATCATCGTCGAGGTGTACCAGACCGTCGTCGCCTACACCCAGGAGAGCGACACCCGCCAGATCGTCCGCCTGGTCATCTACACCGGCGTCATCGCGATGGTCCGGAAGGCGATCATCTTCCGGACCGGCGAGTACGCCACCGAGCAGCTAGCGCTGCTGGCGGCGGCGGCCTACACGCTGATCATCTTCGGCCTGGCGGCGCTGCTCGTCGTCGAGCGCCGGACCCGTCTCGACGCCGAGTGA
- a CDS encoding MFS transporter, whose product MQESARRRGFAIVFAVVFLDLLGFGIIIPILPYYTRSFPGGTEFVIGLLAASYSAMQFAFAPLLGSLSDRVGRRPVLILSLCGSVVAWTVFGLADALWLLFVSRMLAGAMGGNLSTAQAYVADVTPPERRAAALGYIGAAFGLGFIFGPGIGAVLSFDATVAAVDAVVPAVPITRFSLPSFAAAFASLCGVVVALAFLPESRSPDGAPTERQSAIGQLGAAVSTAGLRELLVAFFLVSFAFSGVQIMFVPYVADIYGYTAAQSALLLTYVGVLAVVTQGVLVGPLTARYSPIALSLAGTAVLVVGVGALPFSIAVGTVFPSLTHLVPFLTADLLGLLAVLTLLPVGNGVLSVTLTALVSQRASADLQGSAFGVTQGAGSLARTVGPPVMGGLYAAVGYWSPFVVGSLLLLPVAALVVRLRTQTDSTDPPKPRPADPGHIR is encoded by the coding sequence ATGCAGGAGTCCGCCCGCCGCCGCGGGTTCGCCATCGTCTTCGCCGTGGTCTTTCTGGACCTCCTGGGCTTTGGCATCATCATCCCCATCCTCCCGTACTACACGCGGTCGTTCCCGGGTGGGACGGAGTTCGTCATCGGGCTGCTGGCGGCGTCGTACTCGGCGATGCAGTTCGCGTTCGCCCCGCTCCTGGGATCGCTGTCGGACCGCGTCGGCCGGCGGCCGGTGTTGATCCTCTCGCTGTGTGGTTCAGTGGTCGCCTGGACGGTCTTTGGCCTGGCCGACGCGCTGTGGCTGCTGTTCGTCTCCCGGATGCTCGCCGGCGCGATGGGCGGGAACCTCTCGACGGCGCAGGCCTACGTCGCCGACGTGACGCCGCCGGAACGTCGCGCGGCCGCGCTTGGCTACATCGGCGCCGCGTTCGGCCTGGGGTTCATCTTCGGACCGGGGATCGGCGCCGTGTTGAGCTTCGACGCCACCGTCGCGGCCGTCGACGCGGTGGTCCCCGCGGTCCCGATCACGCGGTTCTCGCTGCCCAGTTTCGCCGCCGCCTTCGCCAGCCTCTGTGGGGTCGTCGTCGCGCTCGCCTTCCTGCCCGAATCCCGCTCGCCCGACGGTGCACCGACCGAGCGACAGTCGGCGATCGGCCAACTCGGGGCCGCTGTCTCGACCGCGGGCCTGCGGGAACTGCTCGTGGCCTTCTTCCTGGTCTCGTTTGCCTTCTCGGGCGTCCAGATCATGTTCGTCCCCTACGTCGCCGACATCTACGGCTACACCGCCGCCCAGAGCGCGCTGCTGTTGACCTACGTCGGCGTCCTCGCGGTGGTGACACAGGGCGTCCTGGTCGGTCCGCTGACCGCCCGCTACAGCCCGATCGCCCTCTCGCTGGCCGGCACGGCCGTCCTCGTCGTCGGTGTCGGTGCCCTCCCGTTCTCGATCGCGGTCGGCACCGTTTTCCCGTCGCTGACCCACCTCGTCCCGTTTCTCACCGCCGACCTGCTGGGACTGCTCGCCGTCCTGACGCTGCTGCCGGTCGGCAACGGCGTCCTCTCGGTGACGCTGACGGCGCTGGTCTCTCAACGGGCCAGTGCCGACCTCCAGGGGAGCGCGTTCGGCGTGACACAAGGCGCCGGCAGCCTCGCCCGGACGGTCGGTCCGCCAGTGATGGGCGGGCTCTACGCCGCCGTCGGCTACTGGTCGCCGTTCGTCGTCGGGAGTCTCCTCTTGCTCCCGGTGGCCGCTCTCGTCGTCAGACTGCGCACGCAAACGGACAGCACCGACCCCCCGAAACCCCGGCCCGCCGACCCCGGCCACATCAGATAG
- a CDS encoding radical SAM protein, with translation MISEGCEQCAKGGKMVLFVYGYCDQRDCFYCPLGENRKNVTQMYANERPVESDADVIEEAKRMSALGTSITGGEPQEVLDRTCHYLELLKDEFGEDHHTHLYTGIPGGRENMRRLSEAGLDEIRFHPPLEQWGDLHGTEWEEILYIAREEGLTPAFEIPGIRAEEEFLEFLDEGAADFCNINEFEMSDGNYRRMQEAGFELKDDHMSAVEGSHDILERMGDHEKVYFCTSVFKDAAQHRSRLKRMARNIRRPFDEVTDDGTLVYGKAWAGEQRFVELGVPEEFYTVKSDHVELAWWLLEEMVEDGDLEKGEIVEQYPTYDATVVERTPVSGGTASGRAAAGD, from the coding sequence ATGATCTCCGAGGGCTGCGAGCAGTGTGCCAAAGGCGGCAAGATGGTGCTGTTCGTCTACGGCTACTGTGACCAGCGGGACTGTTTCTACTGCCCGCTCGGGGAGAACCGCAAGAACGTCACGCAGATGTACGCCAACGAGCGGCCCGTCGAGTCCGACGCGGACGTGATCGAGGAGGCAAAGCGCATGAGCGCGCTGGGGACCTCGATCACCGGCGGCGAGCCCCAGGAAGTGCTCGACCGGACCTGTCACTACCTCGAACTCCTCAAAGACGAGTTCGGCGAGGACCACCACACGCACCTCTACACCGGTATCCCCGGCGGCCGCGAGAACATGCGCCGGCTCAGCGAGGCCGGACTCGACGAGATTCGCTTCCACCCGCCGCTGGAGCAGTGGGGTGACCTCCACGGCACCGAGTGGGAGGAGATCCTCTACATCGCCCGCGAGGAGGGGCTGACACCGGCCTTCGAGATCCCCGGCATCCGCGCCGAGGAGGAGTTCCTGGAGTTCTTAGACGAGGGAGCCGCCGACTTCTGTAACATCAACGAGTTCGAGATGTCGGACGGGAACTACCGCCGGATGCAGGAGGCGGGCTTCGAGCTGAAAGACGACCACATGAGCGCCGTCGAGGGGTCCCACGACATCCTCGAACGGATGGGCGACCACGAGAAGGTCTACTTCTGTACGAGCGTGTTCAAAGACGCCGCGCAGCACCGCTCGCGGCTCAAACGCATGGCCCGGAACATCCGCCGGCCCTTCGACGAGGTGACCGACGACGGGACGCTGGTCTACGGGAAGGCCTGGGCCGGCGAACAGCGCTTCGTCGAGTTAGGCGTCCCCGAGGAGTTCTACACCGTCAAGTCGGACCACGTCGAACTCGCCTGGTGGCTCTTAGAGGAGATGGTCGAGGACGGCGACCTCGAAAAGGGCGAGATCGTCGAACAGTACCCGACCTACGACGCGACGGTCGTCGAGCGGACGCCCGTTTCGGGCGGGACCGCGAGCGGACGGGCCGCCGCCGGGGACTAG